The following coding sequences are from one Lolium rigidum isolate FL_2022 chromosome 6, APGP_CSIRO_Lrig_0.1, whole genome shotgun sequence window:
- the LOC124663430 gene encoding protein CHUP1, chloroplastic-like codes for MVAGRVKAAMGFHHSSPTPRAPKSPAPHAEEHTRTPARVPPPPSPAASKASAFARSLGAYFPRSASAQVQPARAPPEVAGLLRAIEQLQERESRLRVELLEQKILKETVAIVPFLEAELAAKSSDLERYRESAVRLESENMRLCAELDAAVLEATSRKQRIVQMEKDMAELRKQQEALADDCCSSSASVSVEHCESSVAAANTTSLAPLQPPPFVSKSSFPASLHASPASSSSSSASSSTSTSPTNSGSSSSCTSPVPRTRVPELSKLPPIPPPPPPRPPLVSSSPPSSLGVSGSAGAPPPPPPPPPSRRTVSRACSPSKSGSCVRRVPEVVEFYHSLMRRESKRDGGSGGDQANGGGAAATRDMIGEIENRSAHLLAIRSDVERQGDLIRFLIKEVEAAAFAGIEDVVAFVKWLDDELSRLVDERAVLKHFEWPEQKADALREAAFGYRDLKKLEGEAASFRDDARLPCAVALKKMQALFEKLEHGVYDLARVRDSAASRYGRFKIPSKWMQDSGIVSQIKFQSVKLARKYLERVSSELEAIKVGPDEEELMLQGVRFAFRVHQFANGFDVDTMRAFQELKEKASMCHFQRQRQNQRLRQQTLVART; via the exons ATGGTGGCCGGGCGCGTCAAGGCGGCCATGGGCTTCCACCACAGCAGTCCCACTCCCAGGGCGCCCAAATCGCCGGCGCCCCACGCCGAGGAGCACACGCGGACGCCGGCCCGGgtcccgccgccgccctcgcccgcggcgTCCAAGGCGTCGGCGTTCGCGCGCTCGCTGGGCGCCTACTTCCCGCGCTCGGCGTCGGCACAGGTGCagcccgcgcgcgcgccgccggagGTCGCCGGGCTGCTGCGCGCCATCGAGCAGCTCCAGGAGCGGGAGTCGCGCCTGCGCGTGGAGCTGCTGGAGCAGAAGATCCTCAAGGAGACCGTCGCCATCGTCCCCTTCCTGGAGGCCGAGCTCGCCGCCAAGAGCAGCGACCTCGAGAGGTACCGGGAGTCCGCGGTCCGGCTCGAGTCCGAGAACATGCGGCTCTGCGCCGAGCTCGACGCCGCCGTGCTGGAGGCTACCAGCAGGAAGCAGAGGATTGTGCAGATGGAGAAGGACATGGCGGAGCTCAGGAAGCAGCAGGAGGCGCTCGCGGATGACTGCTGCTCTTCCTCGGCTTCCGTCTCGGTGGAGCATTGCGAGAGCTCCGTTGCCGCGGCGAATACCACGAGCTTAGCTCCATTGCAGCCGCCACCTTTTGTGTCCAAGTCCTCCTTCCCGGCCTCGCTGCACGCCTCGCCTGCGAGCTCTTCCTCATCCTCggcgtcttcctccacgtcgactTCGCCCACgaactccggctcgtcgtcgtcaTGCACATCGCCCGTACCAAGAACCCGCGTGCCAGAGCTCTCGAAGCTGCCGCCGATacctccgccaccgccaccacggccTCCGCTGGTGAGCTCCTCGCCCCCCAGCTCACTCGGCGTGAGCGGAAGCGCaggcgcgccgcctcctccgcctccgcccccACCGTCCAGGAGGACGGTCAGCAGAGCATGCTCTCCGTCGAAATCCGGTTCATGCGTGAGGCGCGTGCCCGAGGTGGTCGAGTTCTACCACTCGCTGATGCGGAGGGAGTCTAAAAGAGACGGAGGGAGCGGCGGTGATCAAGCCaacggtggcggcgcggcggcgaccaGGGACATGATCGGCGAAATCGAGAACCGATCAGCTCACCTGCTCGCG ATCCGATCGGACGTGGAGAGGCAGGGCGACTTGATCCGGTTCCTGAtcaaggaggtggaggcggcggcgttcgCCGGCATCGAGGACGTGGTCGCCTTCGTCAAGTGGCTCGACGACGAGCTCTCCCGCCTG GTGGACGAGCGGGCGGTGCTGAAGCACTTTGAGTGGCCGGAGCAGAAGGCGGACGCGCTCAGGGAGGCGGCGTTCGGGTACCGCGACCTGAAGAAGCTAGAGGGCGAGGCCGCCTCTTTCCGCGACGATGCTCGGCTACCCTGCGCCGTCGCGCTCAAGAAGATGCAGGCCCTCTTCGAGAA GTTGGAGCATGGCGTGTACGATCTCGCCCGCGTCCGGGACAGCGCCGCCAGCAGGTATGGCCGGTTCAAGATCCCCTCGAAGTGGATGCAAGACTCTGGGATCGTGAGCCAG ATAAAATTCCAATCAGTAAAGTTGGCAAGGAAATACCTTGAACGGGTTTCCTCTGAGCTTGAAGCCATTAAAGTCGGCCCGGACGAAGAGGAGTTGATGCTTCAAGGAGTACGGTTCGCCTTCAGAGTGCACCAG TTTGCAAATGGTTTCGATGTTGACACTATGCGCGCGTTCCAAGAGCTCAAAGAGAAGGCTTCTATGTGCCATTTTCAGCGGCAAAGGCAGAATCAACGTTTGCGACAGCAAACACTTGTCGCCAGGACCTGA